The following coding sequences lie in one Catharus ustulatus isolate bCatUst1 chromosome 5, bCatUst1.pri.v2, whole genome shotgun sequence genomic window:
- the LOC116996881 gene encoding fatty acid-binding protein, liver-like, with amino-acid sequence MSFSGKYQLQSQENFEPFMRALGLPEEEIQKGKDIKSITEIVQDGKKFKITVTAGSKVLKNEFTIGEESEMELMNGQKAKVVVQMEGNNKLIGETKGMKSVTELNGDIITHTMTMGDLSLKRVSKRI; translated from the exons ATGAGCTTCTCTGGAAAATACCAGCTCCAGTCCCAGGAAAACTTTGAGCCCTTTATGAGAGCCCTTG GGCTCCCTGAGGAGGAGATCCAGAAGGGCAAGGACATCAAGAGCATCACAGAAATTGTGCAGGATGGGAAAAAGTTCAAGATTACTGTAACTGCTGGCTCCAAAGTGTTGAAAAACGAGTTCACCATTGGGGAGGAGAGTGAGATGGAGCTGATGAATGGACAGAAAGCAAAG GTTGTTGTGCAGATGGAGGGCAACAACAAACTGATTGGAGAGACGAAAGGGATGAAATCTGTCACAGAGCTCAATGGAGACATCATCACTCAC acaaTGACCATGGGTGACCTCAGCTTGAAGAGAGTCAGCAAGAGAATCTAG